In Bacillota bacterium, a single window of DNA contains:
- a CDS encoding type II toxin-antitoxin system HicB family antitoxin, with product MQTVKYVYWQEEGMWLGYLEEFPDYWTQGETREELEENLRDLYHDLMSGEIPSVRRVAEMELAQG from the coding sequence ATGCAAACCGTCAAATATGTCTACTGGCAAGAGGAAGGAATGTGGTTAGGCTATCTGGAGGAGTTTCCCGACTACTGGACGCAGGGGGAAACCAGAGAGGAGCTGGAAGAAAACTTGCGCGACCTGTATCACGACCTGATGAGCGGTGAGATACCGAGCGTCCGCAGGGTGGCTGAGATGGAATTAGCGCAGGGATAG
- a CDS encoding phosphoribosylaminoimidazolesuccinocarboxamide synthase: MTTVTCTQILGLSEPKRGKVRDIYDLGDKLLIVATDRISAFDVVLPNGIPDKGRVLTQLSLYWFERTRQLVPNHLISAEIDVIAEAVTAAGGQVDAHVREMLNGRSMLVVKAKPYPIECVVRGYLAGSLWKEYVQAGGSEKPVTLHGIALPARLRESDRLEEPIFTPATKAETGHDENISLEQAVQMVGAVARELARLSVEIYRFARDEAVRKGIIIADTKFEFGERDGQTLLIDEVLTPDSSRFWAVDDYVPGRSQPSFDKQYVRDWLESTGWDKTPPAPELPPDVVQRTAEKYREAYRRMTGREL; this comes from the coding sequence ATGACAACAGTCACCTGCACGCAAATCCTCGGGCTGTCAGAGCCGAAGCGTGGCAAAGTGCGCGACATCTATGACCTGGGCGATAAACTGCTGATTGTGGCAACAGACCGCATCTCCGCCTTCGACGTGGTGCTTCCCAACGGCATCCCCGACAAAGGGCGCGTGCTGACTCAGCTCTCTTTGTACTGGTTCGAGCGCACGCGGCAGCTGGTGCCCAACCATCTCATCAGCGCAGAGATAGATGTCATCGCCGAAGCGGTTACTGCGGCGGGGGGGCAGGTGGACGCGCACGTGCGCGAGATGCTGAACGGTCGTTCCATGCTGGTGGTGAAGGCGAAGCCCTATCCCATCGAGTGCGTGGTGCGCGGGTATCTGGCAGGCTCGCTGTGGAAGGAGTATGTGCAGGCAGGCGGCAGCGAGAAGCCGGTGACTTTGCACGGCATCGCCCTGCCCGCCCGGCTGCGCGAAAGCGACCGACTGGAGGAACCCATCTTCACCCCCGCCACCAAAGCCGAGACAGGGCATGATGAGAATATCAGTCTGGAGCAAGCGGTGCAGATGGTCGGTGCAGTGGCGCGGGAGCTGGCTCGGCTGAGCGTGGAAATCTACCGCTTCGCGCGGGACGAGGCGGTGCGGAAGGGCATCATCATCGCCGATACCAAGTTCGAGTTCGGGGAGAGAGACGGGCAGACACTGCTCATCGACGAGGTGCTCACGCCCGACTCGTCGCGCTTCTGGGCGGTGGATGATTATGTGCCCGGACGCTCACAACCCAGCTTCGACAAGCAGTACGTGCGCGACTGGCTGGAGAGCACCGGCTGGGACAAGACGCCTCCCGCCCCCGAGCTCCCCCCCGACGTGGTGCAGAGGACTGCGGAAAAGTATCGCGAGGCGTACCGGCGGATGACGGGGAGGGAGCTGTGA
- a CDS encoding nucleotidyltransferase, translating into MIADRAHWRRWEAEYIRREAADIDRNLRLYEALYQHARQMGAYPPIDPLEDVSRKTRLVRCFMFRDLLEKMAREFDARSIAYMVIGGQAVLLYGEPRLTADVDVTVGVAPEGLPVVLEAVRALGWQVLVEDAEAFVRRTMVLPCRDEASGIRIDVIFAQSAYEQEALRRVRRVPFGATEVCFASPEDVIIHKVIAGRPRDIEDCRRIWLKNPHLDEGYIRGWLQQFEAALGEPFLSRFAQVRQIDGGETQ; encoded by the coding sequence ATGATTGCCGACCGCGCGCACTGGCGCCGCTGGGAAGCAGAGTACATCCGTCGGGAGGCGGCGGATATTGACCGAAACCTGCGCCTTTACGAGGCGTTATACCAGCACGCGCGGCAAATGGGAGCATATCCTCCGATAGACCCGCTGGAGGACGTCTCGCGCAAAACCCGACTGGTGAGGTGTTTCATGTTTCGCGACCTGCTGGAGAAGATGGCACGAGAGTTCGATGCCCGCTCGATCGCCTACATGGTGATTGGCGGACAGGCGGTGTTGTTGTACGGAGAGCCGCGCCTCACGGCGGATGTGGACGTGACCGTTGGGGTCGCCCCAGAGGGTCTGCCAGTGGTGCTGGAAGCGGTGCGCGCACTGGGCTGGCAGGTGCTGGTGGAGGATGCTGAAGCCTTTGTGAGACGCACGATGGTTTTGCCCTGCCGCGACGAAGCCAGCGGGATACGCATTGACGTCATCTTTGCGCAATCGGCTTATGAGCAGGAGGCGCTGCGGCGCGTGCGGCGCGTGCCGTTTGGCGCGACGGAGGTCTGCTTCGCCTCGCCCGAGGACGTGATTATCCACAAAGTGATTGCCGGGCGTCCACGCGACATCGAGGATTGCCGACGCATCTGGCTGAAGAACCCCCATCTGGACGAGGGCTACATCCGCGGGTGGCTGCAGCAGTTCGAAGCCGCGCTGGGCGAGCCGTTCCTGTCCCGCTTCGCGCAGGTGAGGCAGATCGACGGGGGTGAAACGCAGTAG
- a CDS encoding ThuA domain-containing protein: protein MSKALLGAWLLLCLFISNEGGTQKMHTNPPIRVLIVTGGHDFEREPFFEMFRSFEGITYEEVQHPHAHARLTPEAGKQYDVIVLYDMWQPISEESKEAFVKLLRAGKGLVALHHSLASYQTWDEYRRIIGGKWHMEKWKQNGTERPPSTFQHDVQFKVHVVDPRHPVTRGIADFDIRDETYGNFEVLPKVKPLLTTDEPTSNRVIAWAHTYGRSRVVYIQLGHDHYAYENPSYRRLVWQAIRWVAGR, encoded by the coding sequence ATGAGCAAAGCTTTGCTGGGCGCGTGGCTATTGCTTTGCCTGTTCATCAGCAACGAGGGAGGAACACAGAAAATGCACACGAACCCGCCGATTCGAGTGCTTATTGTCACCGGTGGGCACGACTTTGAGCGCGAACCGTTCTTCGAGATGTTCCGCAGTTTCGAGGGGATAACGTACGAAGAGGTACAGCACCCCCATGCGCACGCACGCCTCACGCCGGAAGCCGGTAAGCAGTACGACGTTATCGTTCTCTACGACATGTGGCAACCCATCAGCGAGGAGAGCAAAGAGGCGTTCGTCAAACTGCTGAGGGCAGGTAAGGGACTGGTCGCGCTGCACCACAGCCTCGCCAGTTACCAGACCTGGGATGAGTACCGCCGTATCATCGGCGGGAAGTGGCACATGGAAAAATGGAAGCAAAACGGCACTGAGCGCCCCCCATCCACTTTTCAACATGATGTACAATTTAAAGTGCATGTGGTCGATCCCAGACACCCTGTGACCAGAGGGATAGCCGATTTCGATATCCGCGACGAAACCTACGGCAACTTCGAAGTGCTGCCGAAGGTCAAACCGCTGCTGACCACCGACGAACCAACCAGCAATCGGGTCATCGCGTGGGCACACACGTACGGCAGGTCGCGCGTGGTCTACATCCAGCTGGGGCACGACCATTACGCTTATGAGAACCCCAGCTACCGTCGGTTGGTGTGGCAGGCTATCCGCTGGGTGGCGGGCAGGTAA
- the gatB gene encoding Asp-tRNA(Asn)/Glu-tRNA(Gln) amidotransferase subunit GatB has protein sequence MAEWEACIGMEVHAELLTESKMFCSCANAFGGEPNTRCCPVCTGMPGSLPVMNKKAVEMVLRTALALNCEISMTSVFHRKNYFYPDLPKNYQISQYGDTPIGKRGWLDVPVGGRIVRVRIRRVHLEEDTGKLFHLPTGESAVDYNRSGVPLMEIVTEFPPDMHSAEEARAYLQTLRSVLLYLGVCDGRMEQGSLRCEPNLSVRPKGSDTFGVKTELKNLNSFRAVQRGIEYEIQRHIRVLESGGKVVQETRGWNDERGESFPMRSKEYEQDYRYFPEPDLVPVQFSEEWIEQVRASLPELPLAKRQRFMEQYTLPEYDATLLAEDRATADYFEEVVQLGAEPKAVANWMNGDLARLMNAAGIENIRDCKVQPKHLRDLIGLVHKGTITGSVAKQVLEEVFQTGAEPSQVVQAKGLTQVSDIDQLTAWVQQAIDENPDAAEKVRNGKLQTLQFLVGQVMKLSRGRANPNEVRRLIAEALGVQLE, from the coding sequence ATGGCGGAGTGGGAAGCCTGCATCGGCATGGAGGTGCACGCCGAGCTGTTGACCGAGAGCAAGATGTTCTGTTCCTGTGCCAACGCCTTCGGGGGCGAGCCGAACACCCGGTGCTGTCCAGTTTGCACGGGGATGCCCGGTTCCCTGCCGGTGATGAACAAAAAGGCGGTGGAGATGGTGTTGCGCACTGCGCTGGCGCTGAACTGCGAAATCTCGATGACCTCTGTCTTCCACCGCAAGAACTACTTCTATCCCGACCTGCCCAAGAACTACCAGATTTCGCAATATGGCGACACGCCGATCGGCAAGCGGGGATGGCTGGACGTGCCGGTGGGCGGGCGCATCGTGCGGGTGCGTATCCGGCGCGTGCATCTGGAGGAGGACACGGGCAAACTATTCCATCTGCCCACCGGTGAGAGCGCGGTGGACTACAACCGCAGCGGCGTGCCGCTGATGGAGATTGTCACCGAGTTCCCCCCCGACATGCACAGCGCAGAGGAAGCGCGTGCCTACCTGCAGACGTTGCGCAGTGTGCTGTTGTATCTGGGCGTGTGCGACGGGCGGATGGAGCAGGGCAGCCTGCGCTGCGAACCCAACCTGTCGGTGCGCCCCAAAGGCAGCGACACCTTTGGCGTCAAGACCGAGTTAAAGAACCTGAACTCCTTCCGCGCGGTGCAGCGGGGCATCGAGTACGAGATTCAGCGACACATCCGCGTGCTGGAATCAGGGGGCAAGGTGGTGCAGGAGACGCGCGGCTGGAACGACGAGCGCGGCGAGAGCTTCCCCATGCGCAGTAAAGAGTACGAGCAGGATTACCGCTACTTCCCCGAACCCGACCTCGTGCCGGTGCAGTTCAGCGAGGAGTGGATCGAGCAGGTGCGCGCCTCCCTGCCCGAGCTGCCGCTGGCGAAGCGTCAGCGTTTCATGGAGCAGTACACCCTGCCGGAGTACGATGCCACCCTGCTGGCGGAAGACCGCGCCACGGCGGACTACTTCGAGGAGGTGGTGCAACTGGGCGCGGAGCCGAAGGCAGTGGCGAACTGGATGAACGGCGACCTCGCCCGCCTGATGAACGCCGCTGGCATTGAAAACATCCGCGACTGCAAGGTGCAGCCCAAACACCTGCGCGACCTCATCGGGCTGGTGCACAAGGGCACCATCACGGGCAGCGTCGCCAAGCAGGTGCTGGAGGAGGTGTTCCAGACAGGGGCGGAGCCGTCGCAGGTGGTGCAGGCGAAGGGGTTGACACAGGTCAGCGACATCGACCAGCTTACCGCGTGGGTGCAGCAAGCCATCGATGAGAACCCCGACGCTGCCGAGAAGGTGCGCAACGGCAAACTGCAGACGCTGCAGTTCCTCGTGGGGCAGGTGATGAAGCTGAGCCGCGGGCGCGCCAACCCCAACGAGGTGCGCCGCCTCATCGCCGAGGCGCTGGGCGTCCAGCTGGAGTAG
- a CDS encoding DUF1559 domain-containing protein gives MKHTRAFTLIELLVVIAIIAILAAILFPVFARAREKARATACLSNVKQIATGIMIYIQDYDETYPAACNISRAFNTQWPQLRTLIQPYVKNDAIWFCPSEPRPSVWEQDGFSQGDPSFRGAGTSYAYKSRLTTDCPPGTPANCRGNLAGVPQAALENPAQIWLFWDADSDYSRHTDQSRTGYLGSPDCRWQGGTKGQMAAYADGHAKLTLGIPRPQWYENMALDGKNYVPFAGCP, from the coding sequence ATGAAGCACACCCGAGCGTTCACCCTGATTGAGCTGCTGGTGGTCATCGCGATTATCGCGATACTGGCAGCCATCCTGTTCCCCGTCTTTGCACGGGCGCGCGAGAAGGCACGGGCGACCGCCTGCCTCTCCAACGTGAAGCAGATTGCGACGGGGATTATGATTTACATTCAGGATTACGACGAGACCTACCCCGCCGCGTGCAACATCTCCAGAGCCTTCAACACCCAGTGGCCCCAGTTGCGCACCCTCATCCAGCCGTATGTGAAGAACGACGCCATCTGGTTCTGCCCGTCCGAACCGCGCCCCAGCGTGTGGGAGCAGGACGGCTTTAGCCAGGGAGACCCCTCGTTCAGGGGAGCAGGCACCTCCTACGCCTATAAGTCGCGCCTGACGACAGACTGCCCGCCCGGTACTCCTGCCAACTGCCGCGGCAATCTCGCAGGGGTTCCGCAAGCCGCTCTCGAAAACCCAGCCCAAATCTGGCTGTTCTGGGACGCTGACTCCGACTACAGTCGCCACACCGACCAGTCGCGCACCGGCTACTTGGGTAGTCCGGATTGCCGATGGCAGGGTGGTACCAAGGGGCAAATGGCTGCTTACGCCGACGGTCACGCTAAGCTGACGCTGGGCATCCCCCGTCCACAGTGGTACGAGAACATGGCGCTGGACGGAAAAAACTACGTTCCCTTCGCGGGTTGTCCGTAA
- a CDS encoding NTP transferase domain-containing protein, which translates to MTISRTHPIVAVILAAGRGTRMKASHLPKVCFPIAGVPAIARAVEAYVRCGIRTHCVVVGQGAEAIMGVLKDLPGQRIYAHQPEPRGTGHATRVAVDLLRSLGYTGDVLVVAGDKVIEEAFLARLIDTFYSTRADLAFAVGSVSDFPTSGRVVRDAGGRVCAIVEVFDLARAQVLRSLREAAHNAPLTAEQARRLVAHAFPQEKKAARALGELWQDIERGEVIPLERIPQEDGVRAGLAVLPVEQVETAQEANLSVYLFRAPLLYDALGRLSADNAQGEEYLTDIVALLAQRGANIQTVPVAYPEEAMAFNTPEELQAIERYLTTRGGVQVQEPVRGVRIVSQWLAALEGGDTDILRLLRETYGGDDATAESKRRRLLALLALHLQRFGDQPVVIARAPGRVNIMGRHIDHQGGHVNMIAIDRDVHVVVGLRSDRQVHLQNLRPKEFSPREFSLDDLLQGYQPGAWVEFVNSAAVLQAAAASRGEWSQYVKAACARLQAHFADFRLPGFNLSADGDVPIGAGLSSSSAVVVATMEALLHLNQFALPPEQFVDLCGEAEWYVGTRGGAGDHAAMKFAQRDAVVTMRFFPFQVMGTTPFPKGYRFLVCHSHQQAKKTAGARDQFNHRVACYHLGREWLKHTFPHLAPRIEHLRDVNTEQLGIPLAGLYRLLSHLPELVERQEILERLPAERVLPYLNTHDEKLNRYPLRAVVLFGLAECERSRRTAAVLRDGQLHTFGLWMNCSHDGDRVARWNQDGSEYQPFQMDYSDSALQSLSRQAERHAGHADLALQPGAYACSTPEIDWMVDVTLQVPGVLGAQILGAGLGGCILVLVREDACDAVQHALIDRYYAPRGLEPDMFVCQPVAGSGIIATQ; encoded by the coding sequence ATGACCATCTCACGCACCCATCCGATAGTGGCGGTGATTCTCGCGGCGGGGCGCGGCACGCGCATGAAAGCGTCCCACCTGCCGAAAGTGTGTTTTCCCATTGCGGGCGTGCCTGCCATCGCGCGGGCGGTCGAGGCGTACGTGCGCTGCGGCATCCGGACGCACTGCGTGGTGGTGGGACAGGGGGCGGAAGCCATCATGGGCGTGCTGAAAGACCTGCCCGGACAGCGCATCTACGCCCATCAGCCCGAGCCTCGGGGCACGGGACACGCCACCCGCGTGGCAGTCGACCTGTTGCGGTCGCTGGGCTACACCGGCGACGTGCTGGTAGTGGCAGGCGACAAGGTGATCGAGGAAGCCTTCCTCGCGCGGCTGATAGACACCTTCTACTCGACCCGCGCCGACCTCGCCTTCGCGGTGGGTAGCGTTTCGGACTTCCCCACCTCGGGGCGCGTGGTGCGCGATGCGGGGGGCAGGGTTTGCGCCATCGTGGAGGTGTTTGACCTCGCGCGGGCGCAGGTATTGCGTTCGCTGCGGGAAGCCGCGCACAACGCTCCTCTCACCGCCGAGCAGGCAAGGCGCCTCGTCGCCCATGCGTTCCCGCAGGAGAAGAAGGCGGCACGTGCGCTGGGTGAACTCTGGCAGGATATCGAGCGTGGCGAGGTTATCCCGCTCGAACGGATACCTCAAGAGGACGGGGTTCGCGCCGGGCTCGCCGTTCTGCCAGTGGAACAGGTGGAAACCGCGCAGGAAGCGAATCTGTCGGTCTATCTGTTCCGCGCCCCCCTGCTCTACGATGCGCTCGGCAGATTGTCCGCCGATAACGCGCAGGGCGAGGAGTATCTCACTGACATCGTGGCGTTGCTGGCGCAGCGCGGGGCGAACATCCAGACCGTGCCGGTCGCCTATCCCGAAGAGGCGATGGCGTTCAACACCCCCGAAGAGCTGCAGGCTATCGAGCGATACCTCACCACCCGCGGCGGGGTGCAGGTGCAGGAACCGGTGCGCGGGGTGCGCATCGTCAGCCAGTGGCTTGCCGCGTTGGAGGGGGGCGATACGGATATCCTGCGCCTGCTGCGCGAGACCTACGGGGGAGACGATGCCACCGCGGAGAGCAAGCGTCGCCGTCTGCTGGCGTTGCTGGCCCTGCACCTGCAACGTTTTGGTGACCAGCCGGTGGTGATAGCGCGCGCACCGGGCAGGGTGAACATCATGGGCAGGCACATCGACCATCAGGGCGGGCACGTCAACATGATTGCCATCGACCGCGACGTGCACGTGGTGGTGGGCTTGCGTTCGGACCGGCAGGTGCACCTGCAGAACCTGCGTCCGAAAGAGTTTTCGCCGCGGGAGTTCTCGCTGGATGACCTGTTGCAGGGTTATCAGCCGGGCGCGTGGGTGGAGTTTGTGAACAGCGCGGCGGTGCTACAGGCGGCGGCAGCCTCCCGCGGCGAATGGTCGCAGTACGTCAAAGCCGCCTGCGCCCGTTTGCAGGCGCATTTCGCCGACTTCCGCCTGCCCGGTTTCAACCTGAGCGCGGACGGAGATGTGCCCATCGGCGCGGGGCTGAGCTCCTCGTCGGCGGTGGTGGTGGCGACGATGGAAGCGCTACTGCACCTGAACCAGTTTGCCCTGCCGCCGGAGCAGTTCGTGGATTTGTGCGGGGAAGCTGAGTGGTATGTGGGCACGCGCGGGGGCGCTGGCGACCACGCGGCGATGAAATTCGCACAGCGCGACGCCGTCGTGACCATGCGCTTTTTCCCGTTTCAGGTGATGGGAACCACCCCCTTCCCCAAAGGTTATCGCTTCCTGGTGTGCCATTCGCACCAGCAGGCGAAGAAGACCGCCGGTGCACGCGACCAGTTTAATCACCGCGTGGCGTGCTACCATCTGGGCAGAGAGTGGCTGAAGCACACCTTCCCACACCTTGCGCCGCGCATCGAGCATCTTCGCGATGTGAACACCGAGCAGCTGGGCATCCCGCTTGCCGGGCTCTACCGCCTGCTGAGCCACCTGCCGGAGCTTGTTGAGAGACAGGAGATACTGGAACGCCTGCCCGCCGAGCGCGTCCTGCCCTACCTGAATACGCATGACGAGAAACTGAACCGCTATCCCCTGCGTGCGGTGGTGCTGTTCGGGCTGGCAGAGTGCGAGCGCAGCCGCCGCACCGCCGCAGTGTTGCGCGATGGGCAACTGCACACCTTCGGGCTGTGGATGAACTGCTCACACGACGGCGACCGTGTCGCCCGCTGGAACCAGGACGGCAGTGAGTACCAGCCGTTCCAGATGGACTACTCCGACTCCGCCCTGCAAAGCCTGTCCCGGCAGGCGGAGCGTCACGCTGGGCACGCCGACCTGGCACTGCAACCGGGCGCGTACGCCTGCAGCACCCCCGAGATCGACTGGATGGTGGATGTGACCCTGCAGGTGCCCGGCGTGCTGGGCGCGCAGATACTGGGCGCAGGGCTAGGAGGCTGTATCCTGGTGCTGGTGCGTGAAGACGCCTGCGACGCCGTGCAACACGCGCTCATCGACCGCTACTACGCGCCGCGCGGGCTGGAACCGGACATGTTCGTGTGCCAGCCTGTAGCGGGCAGTGGTATCATCGCCACCCAGTAG
- a CDS encoding LacI family transcriptional regulator codes for MQRADITTIARELGISVATVHRALHNSGSVSESTRRRVLETAQRVGYRPNRIAQELRARKTFTIGVTFTGISSAFYASILDGVEEAAHQAGYSVLLSCSHDDPVKEREQIELLLEKRVAGIILSPADPSASASYYSGLIEEGVRLVFVGRYVPGVPGDSVETNNSLGGYLVGKHLAGLGRQRIGIVTTIAPKRQYTYVLERIAGCQQALQEHGLSATIIGEDFEERLPLPRFAYKAVRDYLRKGGAVDAVFALNDDLAYGAINALFDAGYRVPEDVSVVGFNDEAMSEFFRPALTTVRSALRELGIQAVHLLLERIAATESPTLGRRVLIEPQLVVRESCGAKSRGVEANHLHPRKEDLTP; via the coding sequence GTGCAACGCGCAGACATCACAACAATTGCACGTGAACTGGGCATATCGGTTGCCACGGTGCATCGCGCTCTGCACAACAGCGGCAGTGTGAGCGAAAGCACGCGCCGTCGTGTCCTGGAAACCGCGCAACGTGTCGGCTACCGCCCCAACCGCATTGCTCAGGAACTACGGGCACGTAAAACGTTCACCATTGGCGTCACTTTCACCGGTATATCCAGCGCGTTCTATGCGAGCATTCTGGATGGGGTAGAGGAGGCCGCCCATCAGGCTGGATACAGCGTGCTTCTCAGCTGCTCACACGACGACCCCGTCAAAGAGCGAGAACAGATCGAACTGCTGCTGGAGAAGCGCGTTGCAGGCATCATCCTGTCCCCAGCCGACCCATCGGCCAGTGCCTCCTACTATTCAGGACTCATTGAGGAAGGCGTTCGTCTGGTCTTCGTCGGGCGATACGTGCCGGGCGTGCCAGGCGATTCGGTGGAAACCAACAATTCACTTGGCGGTTACCTGGTGGGCAAACACCTGGCTGGTTTGGGAAGGCAGCGTATCGGTATCGTGACCACGATCGCCCCGAAACGTCAATACACGTATGTACTGGAGCGTATCGCCGGATGCCAGCAAGCTTTGCAAGAACACGGGTTGTCCGCAACGATTATCGGAGAGGACTTTGAGGAGCGGTTGCCCCTGCCCCGATTCGCTTACAAGGCAGTACGGGATTACCTGCGAAAAGGGGGAGCGGTCGACGCTGTTTTTGCGCTGAACGACGACTTAGCCTATGGAGCGATTAACGCCCTGTTCGATGCAGGCTATCGGGTGCCGGAGGACGTGTCGGTGGTCGGCTTTAACGACGAGGCGATGAGTGAATTCTTCCGCCCCGCCTTGACCACCGTTCGTTCGGCACTTCGAGAACTCGGCATCCAAGCGGTGCACCTGCTTCTGGAGCGTATCGCCGCCACGGAGTCGCCCACGCTGGGCAGGCGCGTACTCATCGAGCCGCAGCTGGTTGTGCGTGAGTCCTGCGGGGCGAAATCTCGTGGTGTCGAAGCCAACCACCTACACCCAAGAAAGGAGGACCTCACACCATGA
- a CDS encoding FG-GAP-like repeat-containing protein, with protein MQGRSIPNYPSNPFVIKMEIPAPQDSAGGLIVADLDADGRMDYLVTVPRHVAAYRWDGRKLWVLKVDVRVGGSAESEGLPGHHGAGVQAGDIDGDKRTEVLFLDNNSTLHVVGGSSGKTLWTVKIPVPEGAERWEHLALANLRGKGDRDLVLQATNAKGYRMGRYVAAFALESLRKGEVQPLWQVDNFLACAHNGLRVADVNGDGRDEILSGCILAPDGKELFRLNDLRGHIDSVFIADVQPDRKGLEVVALEEGANRVFLFHAEGLIWAVDHKRQEPQNAAIGRFDPTRKGLQIWCRSRYDTHQKPWVLDADGKVIADYELSKVAPADWTEKGIEVIHAIHWDGTGRQHLAAKERHESGDVAVIDAMTGRFIARFPERADRLYVADVVGDWREELIVLAGSELHIYQNTAPNPNPNRPRLWTNPVYRRTKAVWNYYSP; from the coding sequence ATGCAAGGTCGCAGCATCCCGAATTACCCGAGCAACCCTTTCGTCATCAAGATGGAGATTCCTGCGCCGCAGGACAGCGCGGGCGGGCTGATTGTTGCCGACCTGGACGCCGACGGGCGCATGGACTATCTGGTCACCGTACCCAGACACGTCGCGGCGTACCGCTGGGACGGCAGGAAGCTCTGGGTGCTGAAGGTCGATGTGCGCGTAGGGGGCTCTGCCGAGTCGGAAGGGTTGCCCGGACATCACGGCGCCGGCGTGCAGGCAGGCGATATCGACGGCGACAAACGCACCGAGGTGCTCTTTCTGGACAACAACAGCACCCTGCACGTGGTAGGTGGGAGCTCTGGCAAGACTTTGTGGACAGTGAAGATACCCGTGCCCGAGGGCGCGGAACGGTGGGAACATCTGGCACTCGCAAACCTGCGCGGCAAGGGCGACCGCGACCTCGTGCTGCAAGCGACCAACGCCAAAGGCTACCGCATGGGCAGGTACGTGGCAGCGTTCGCGCTGGAATCGCTTCGCAAAGGCGAGGTGCAGCCGCTCTGGCAGGTGGATAACTTCCTTGCCTGTGCGCACAATGGGCTGCGCGTGGCAGACGTTAACGGTGACGGCAGAGACGAAATCCTCAGCGGCTGCATCCTCGCGCCAGATGGCAAGGAGCTCTTTCGCCTGAACGACCTGCGCGGGCACATCGACAGCGTCTTCATCGCCGACGTACAGCCCGACCGCAAGGGACTGGAGGTCGTCGCGCTGGAAGAGGGCGCGAACCGGGTGTTCCTGTTCCACGCGGAGGGGCTAATCTGGGCGGTGGACCACAAGCGACAGGAACCGCAGAACGCCGCCATCGGGCGTTTTGACCCCACGCGCAAAGGACTGCAAATCTGGTGCCGCAGCCGCTACGATACCCACCAGAAGCCCTGGGTGCTGGACGCCGACGGCAAAGTGATTGCGGACTATGAGCTGAGCAAGGTCGCCCCCGCCGACTGGACGGAGAAGGGCATCGAGGTGATTCACGCCATCCACTGGGACGGCACGGGCAGGCAACACCTTGCCGCGAAGGAGCGGCATGAGTCGGGAGATGTGGCGGTCATCGACGCCATGACGGGACGCTTCATCGCCCGCTTCCCCGAGCGCGCGGACCGGCTGTATGTGGCGGATGTGGTGGGCGATTGGCGCGAGGAGCTGATTGTGCTGGCAGGCAGTGAACTGCACATCTATCAGAACACCGCGCCGAATCCCAACCCGAACCGCCCCCGCCTGTGGACGAACCCGGTGTATCGACGCACAAAGGCGGTATGGAACTACTATTCGCCCTGA
- a CDS encoding type II toxin-antitoxin system HicA family toxin, protein MKRSDLIREIQEMGCVLVRHGHKHDWYQNPRTKISQPVPRHQEISNVLAKRILKMLSDDAPRS, encoded by the coding sequence GTGAAGCGAAGCGATTTGATACGCGAAATACAAGAAATGGGGTGTGTCCTTGTGCGGCATGGACACAAGCACGATTGGTATCAGAACCCGAGAACGAAGATATCTCAACCAGTACCTCGCCACCAGGAGATTAGCAACGTCCTGGCGAAACGCATTCTCAAAATGCTCAGCGATGATGCCCCGCGTAGCTAA